The genomic stretch GACGAAGACCCCTACGGCGCATCGCCGCTGGGCGTCTGGTTCAACCGCGTGCACGCGTTCGAGGCCGGGCCAAAATCCGGTTGCGGCGGCGACGATGCCGGCGCCACCCGTAGCGTGCACTTCCCGCGCTCCTGTCTGCACTGCGAGCAGCCGGCCTGCGTAACGGTGTGCCCAACCGGCGCTTCGTACAAGCGGGCGGAGGACGGCATCGTGCTGATCGACGAGGACAAGTGCATCGGCTGCAAATTATGTTCCTGGGCTTGCCCCTATGGCGCCCGCGAGTATGACTACAACAGTGGCACCATGAAAAAGTGCACGCTGTGCGTGGACCGCATCTACAACACCCACTTGCCTGTCGCCGAACGCCAGCCGGCTTGCGTCATGGTGTGCCCGACCTCGGCGCGGCATTTTGGCGATCTGGGTGACCCCGAGTCGCAGGTGTCAAAGCTGGTCGCGGACCGCGCCGGCGTGGACCTGCTGCCCGGGCTTGGCTATCAGCCGGTGAACAAGTATCTGCCGCCCCGCGAGCGGCGCGCCGCCGCCGATACACCGCCCCTTAAAGACGCCGACGTGGAAGCTGATGCGAGTCATCGGCTGCTGAAGTGGGTCGATCGGCTTTTGTCACGCTGAGTATCGAAACGTCATGCATCCAGCCGCTTCGGTCATTCTGTTCACGGTCAGCTCCGGCGCCGGCTACGGCCTGCTGATACTGCTGGCGGCGCTGGCAAGCATCGGCGTCCTGAGCCCGGGCCCGGGCCTGGGCCTGGGCCTTGCCGGTCTGGGCACGGCACTGGTGCTGATCACGGTCGGCCTGCTCGCCTCGATGTTTCATCTTGGACGCCCGGAGCGCGCCTGGCGGTCGCTCAGTCAGTGGCGCACCTCATGGTTATCTCGGGAAGGCGTGCTGGCCCTTGCGACCTACCCACCGGCGTTGCTGTTTGTCGCCAGCTGGTTGTTGGCCGGACCCAGCAGCGGCGCGTTCGCGGCGGTCGGCACGTTGACGGCGGTGCTCGCCTGCTTGACGGTGATTTGTACCGGCATGATCTACGCCAGCCTGAAGCCCATCCCGCAGTGGTGCAATCGCTGGGTGGCACCGGGCTATGTGGCGATGGCGCTTGCAACAGGCGCCCCGTGGCTGGTGCTGTTCGCCACTGTATTTGGGGAGCAGCGGGGTCTGCCGACGGTGATTGCAAGCCTGGCACTGGTCCTGGCCGCGGTGGTCAAGCTTGTCTATTGGCGCCACATCGACCACGCCGCGCCAATCGCTACCGTCGCCGATGCCACCGGTCTTGGGGCACTCGGCCAGGCGCGGGTGCTGGAAAGTCCGCACACCGAAGAGAACTATCTGCAAAAGGAAATGGGGTTTCGGGTGGCGCGCAAACACGCGAGCAAGCTGCGCCGTTTTGCCGTGCTGGCGGGTTTCGTCCTGCCGCTGTTCCTGGTGCTGCTGGCCAGCGCGTTGCCGGTCAGCGCCGCTGTGCTGGCCTTGGTGCCGGCGCTGGTTTCGAGCTTGCTAGGCGCGCTCGCCGAGCGCTGGCTGTTTTTTGCCCAGGCGCGGCATGTTGTGAACCTGTACTACGGCGCGGCGACGGCGTAGCGCCTGCCACCAAGACCGGCTGGAGTGGTCATCAGGACCAGTCCAGCCGGGATGGACTTTTTCAGACCACGATCACACCACGCCGAGGTCTTTCAACTTGCCGCGCAGGACGTCGGCCTGGGCGGGTTGCAGGTCACGCAGCGGTGGGATCATGAGGCCGCCTTTCAGACCAATCGCATCGAACCAGGTTTTGACGCTGGATACCGTACCGGCGTAGGTATTGGTTTCGAGGATCTTCCACAGCAGGGTTTCTTCCAGCAGCAGGCGCACGGGGTTCAGCTGCATGGACGCAGCCCGCGCTTCTTCCCACTTGCCTTGTGCGGCCAGTGCCCGGTATTCGTTGACCAGATGGCGCTTCTTGCCGTACAGGATGTAGGACAGCTCGCCCCATACGCACTGGCCACCGGCGCGCAGATCGTCCAGGAATACCGCCTCTGACGGGTCGCAGACCAGGAAGTTGCTCGGCAGCTCGCGGCGCATGCGGAAGGTGTCGATGCGGCCACCGGCGCCCTGCTTGGCCGCCACCACCGTGTCGAGTTCGGCCAGCCGCCGCATCAGGTCAAAGCCCAGCACGCGCCCGCCAACGCCAGTGCGGTACAGGCAGATGGCCAGGTCCGTGTGGTCGGTGAGGTACTTGAACCAGTCGAAGATCTCGTCGTCGGTGCGCAGCTGTACCACCGGGTTGATGACCTCGGCGCCCTCGAACCCCATCTCCTGGACCGCGTTCATCTTCTCGATAGCGGTGTGTACGCAGGGGTCAAGGATGATGGTCCACAGCGGGATGCGACCGCGCCCGGCGTCCGCCACCACCTGGTGGAAGCGCAGCCACTGCGTGGGCGTCATGTTCCAGCCTTCGGCGAAAAAGCCGCCGACCACCAGGCCCTCAATCCCCATGCCGATGAAGGCGTCGATATTGTCGCGCAGGCCTTTTTCGTCGACGTGGCGGTCGCTACCGACCGGCGTGATCGGGCACATGTAGAAGCCCTTGATCTTTTCCTTGGCCCAGTCCTTGGTGCCTTTACGGGTGTATTCCAGTTCCATCTGCGTCTCCTCAATCTTGCTTGCGGTTAAAACTTATAAATTTGCCGGTCTGCGCCGGGTCTGTTCTGAGTGTGCAGAGCCGGCGAGGCGTTCAGGATACAGCGTGATGACAGCGGTACTTCAGAAATGAAAACGGAACCAGCCTCTTCCCAAAGGCGTATTCACCGCCCGTCGTCGTCACGGAGACTCCCCCCTGCCGACTCCGGAACAGTCGCGCTAAACGTTGCCTGTCCATCCAGCGGCTCGGTGCAAGCGCCTCAATGGGATCAGACTTTGCCGCTCGCCGGCTCAGCTTTCCGGGTATCCGTAGCGTTCCAGCAAATCACCGTACTGGGCATTGAAGCGACGCCGCATTTCCGGTCCAAAGTGCTCGCGCCACTGGCCTCCGGCGGCGTTGCGAATATGGTCCTGCTTGCCACCCCTGGCGCTGGCCGCGTACCGGCGTGCGAGGTACGTCATCAATGGGCGAGTCCAGATAGCAAGCCCGAAGAAACCGGCGATCTCGCGAAATACGGCGCCCTCATTGCCGAGCACATCCTCATACCGGAACAGCCGCACCCGCGGATCGCTGGCTGGCCAGGCGCGCATGCTGTCGAAGTGATGGCGTCGGAATTCGAGTTCAGCGGCCAGCCCCTGTTGGAGTGGCACCCGGTTCAGAAACTCTGTGAGCGATTCACCGTGTCGCAGGCCCTGCGGCACGGCACCGTTGACTATCCGCCAGTCAAGATCGGTGGGATCTTTGAGCGTGCACCAGGACTCGGCCGCTCGCCAGTGATAGTGGTACGCCGACACGAGCAGGTCACGCGGGTCGCGAATGAAACGCACTACCCGAATGTCGGCGAAGCGGTCCAGG from Immundisolibacter sp. encodes the following:
- a CDS encoding 4Fe-4S dicluster domain-containing protein, which encodes MTAIAENTTGRKLGLVIDLDTCVGCHACAVACKEWNDGGLMAPLTDEDPYGASPLGVWFNRVHAFEAGPKSGCGGDDAGATRSVHFPRSCLHCEQPACVTVCPTGASYKRAEDGIVLIDEDKCIGCKLCSWACPYGAREYDYNSGTMKKCTLCVDRIYNTHLPVAERQPACVMVCPTSARHFGDLGDPESQVSKLVADRAGVDLLPGLGYQPVNKYLPPRERRAAADTPPLKDADVEADASHRLLKWVDRLLSR
- a CDS encoding dimethyl sulfoxide reductase anchor subunit family protein; this encodes MHPAASVILFTVSSGAGYGLLILLAALASIGVLSPGPGLGLGLAGLGTALVLITVGLLASMFHLGRPERAWRSLSQWRTSWLSREGVLALATYPPALLFVASWLLAGPSSGAFAAVGTLTAVLACLTVICTGMIYASLKPIPQWCNRWVAPGYVAMALATGAPWLVLFATVFGEQRGLPTVIASLALVLAAVVKLVYWRHIDHAAPIATVADATGLGALGQARVLESPHTEENYLQKEMGFRVARKHASKLRRFAVLAGFVLPLFLVLLASALPVSAAVLALVPALVSSLLGALAERWLFFAQARHVVNLYYGAATA
- a CDS encoding dihydrodipicolinate synthase family protein; the protein is MELEYTRKGTKDWAKEKIKGFYMCPITPVGSDRHVDEKGLRDNIDAFIGMGIEGLVVGGFFAEGWNMTPTQWLRFHQVVADAGRGRIPLWTIILDPCVHTAIEKMNAVQEMGFEGAEVINPVVQLRTDDEIFDWFKYLTDHTDLAICLYRTGVGGRVLGFDLMRRLAELDTVVAAKQGAGGRIDTFRMRRELPSNFLVCDPSEAVFLDDLRAGGQCVWGELSYILYGKKRHLVNEYRALAAQGKWEEARAASMQLNPVRLLLEETLLWKILETNTYAGTVSSVKTWFDAIGLKGGLMIPPLRDLQPAQADVLRGKLKDLGVV
- a CDS encoding sulfotransferase domain-containing protein, whose product is MVERTAGVGRLKVPPQTVLPDVSTARPMTLRDLLLHSGVISSARLRVLLASNQARHNGGPFDGSTQPRRGDQVQIEGQPYRIVSGGGCGRLQIEAEQSSVRPITGQVRVHAGFHKCMTEFTKRVYRRTCRNPLLRGGSFEHYFHRLDAFYNHCEQHTVCSVSGNAIDLDRFADIRVVRFIRDPRDLLVSAYHYHWRAAESWCTLKDPTDLDWRIVNGAVPQGLRHGESLTEFLNRVPLQQGLAAELEFRRHHFDSMRAWPASDPRVRLFRYEDVLGNEGAVFREIAGFFGLAIWTRPLMTYLARRYAASARGGKQDHIRNAAGGQWREHFGPEMRRRFNAQYGDLLERYGYPES